The DNA segment cccacagccgggcacagctggcactgcgTGGTACCTTACAAAAAAAATAGGGAACCcagcataaaagaaaaaaaaaaaaaaatagacaacaAAGAAGgcagcctgccctggccaggcttGTTATTGCcgggggagcagggagcagacagTGGGAGATTCAAGGGCAGGCGCTGCGGGCAAACAAGCGGCGCACTGTGCGCGCCCGCGGCGCTGAGAGCCGGGTTTGTTCAGCCCGGCCCGGGTGGGCGACACTGGAAcacaccccagcacccagggctcGCTCcgggagggaggggagagcagaggaggggagagaggagggcaTAGCCCAGATCAGTGggctctgtgcctctgctgaTCTCTGGGGGACCAAGGTgacaggaggggatggaggcgCAAGCACAGGGGGCTTCATGCAGGGACATGCTGGTGGCCACAAAGGAGAGGTGCtgacctgctgctcctgtgtgtgGCTTGTGGGGAGCACATACagaaggaggatgaggaagggaTGCAGGTCTCAGCCcacccagggctgtcctgcccCTGGACCCAGAGTGGGGTTGGGAATGGACGCCcaaaggctttgctgctgctcgTACCTGTGgtgaaggaggagaagagccTGGTGTTGCCCTGAGCAAGGGAGGTGTAGCTGACCCAGCTGAGATAGAGCACCACGGGCGTCCATACCATGAACACCACGTACCTGTGGGGTAGGAGAACATGTCAGAGGAAGTGTCGTGCTGGCTGGTGAGCCAcccccctccctgggcaggcacCATCCAGGGCACAGTGCAGACCCCAAGCTCACCATGCTGTCTTGGAGAGGAACTCAAGGAAATCCGAGTGGAAGAGGCGGATGGGCCGATCCACAGGCTGGTGCACCCACTCGTCATACTTCTCCCCTAAGTAGCCCACCTGCCACAGCAAGGGCTTCTGCCAGTCTACCAGGTCCTGAGGGAGCAGACAGTGGTTGTAGTGCTGTGGAACCCACAAACCAACCCAGTaccaggcacagagctgagctgctgctgcaggattttgggcTGCAAACCCCTTCCCATGCCCCAAGAACAGTTGCTTCTGGTTCCAAGGTGCCCTGAGCTCCCCACaagcaccagcacagggcagaCAAGGGGCCAAACACACACCAGCCCTATCTGCCCACAAACAAGGGGCTTAGCtcacccctgtgccaccaggtACCTGCCAGCAGATCAAGGTGAAGGTGGCTGTACCCAGACCTGACCCCTGATAACTGAGGCTCTTTGCCACTTGAGCTGCCAAGATTAGATAGTGAGCAGTGATATTCCCCAGCAGAACACCTCTGGTGGCACATGGATCCCAttgccatggcactgccccagccaaGGACATTTCTCCTTGTGCAGAGGACACTTGGGGTGGCCACAGCTGTTTGGGCACCCCAGTGAGGAGCAaactgggaagggatggggagcaAGGATACAGGATGGGAACACAGACTCCAGCaatgctgctgtgcttggctgAACTCAGGTACAAGAGTAAAAAGGGACCTGTGCAGGTACACATGTTGGCATGGCACAAAATCAAGGAGGCACAACCGGCAGCACCACCTCTGCcactgctcagcatccctggacACAGCTTCTGCTGGCCTGGCCAGATAAGATGGATTCTTGGTCCTACCCCTGTGCCAGGACTGAACCCCCAGGCCTGGCAGCTCCCCTTGGGCTGCTTGTGCcgcacagcactggcacagcaatCTGGCACCTGGGCTTGTGCTGCCAGTGGTGGGGATGGCTCAGTTTGGGGCATCTCCGGGCAAGGAGCCAGGGTGGCTGTGGGCAttttgggagctctgctgcaggcagggatgaaCACAATCACACAGGAGGGGAAACAACCCCAGCTGGTGTATGGGATGGGAACAGAGCCATTCTCCACCGGGAAGGTAGGGggaaagttaaagaaaaaaggtcaCTTTGAAACGGCACATTCTCTTTTAAAGGTGCTCAGTGAAAATATGAATCTGGAGAGTTTAAAATGTTctcctgctttaaaaaaaccccagctttctGTAAGATAAAAGCATGCTCACCAGCCAGCTGGGACCATGCAAGATGGGATGATGGTGCTatggagggcagggacagccaaAGGCACCTTGGGGACAAATCCCCACTGCTGTGGCATGCTTGgaaaggagctggcagggcaggaagcgccctgcacacacagggatcaccctgcccaggctggggaatCCCTTATTGCTCATTACAAGTGCTCAGgcgaggaaaaaaaataaaataaataaagtaataaaataaataaagccagaaagaaataaaagcaagcaaGGTGTGGCTTGGCAGCATTTCCTTCTGgaagggcacagctgctgtcagaGAAAGGCATCTCTCCCTTGCTGCTGCAATGGGAGCCTCCCAGCGTGGCCACACCTGTGCAATAAAGCATGAGCAATGCCATCCACACCAGGAGAAAGGGCAGAAGTGGCTGGATTAGTCTGGCTGCCTCACGCCATCCCTCCCATCCAAGAGGCCAGCAGAAATCCAGCACTCAAGCAGGGAAGAGGAAACCtggtgttttccagcagcactctgGCTAACAGTGTGCTGGAGAAACCCCAGAGCTCTTACCTTCTCCACATCCACTGTTCTGTAGCAGAGATCTGTCTGCTCTGGGGTCTGGGCTGCAGTAGCCACCTCCTTCTCTTCCACTGTCTCAGAGAGGctctgaaaagagaaggaaaacccTGTGGTGAAGCACCAGTGGTGGATTCAGCTGGGGATGGTGATGGCTGTAGCACTGAGGGTACAGCCAGAGTGAGCCCCTGCCTGCTAaaaaaatatggggaaaattCTGGTGGATTTAAGTCAGTCAGTTCCTGCAGAACAGGTTtcctgagggaagcagctgccagTGAGCTGCACTGCCCTTCGGACTGTGCCCCGAGCATCGTGGGCTTGGGGCTCTTTGGAAGCCTCCTGAAGAGccccaggagtgtttggaaTGCCCTGCCCACGGCCAGGACAGCACGGGTGCTTCAGGGCGGCAATGCAGAAACTCTGGGCCCTGGGGCAGCATTTTCCCCTGCAAAtgggcagtgccatggcagaggtCACCTTGCCACTGCCAGTAAAAGGAGGGGCATTGCTGGGTTACTGCTCTCTCCTCCCACCCCGCTGATCTCCAACAAAGCCCAGCTTGGCTTTTTTGGTTCCTGAGAAAGCTGGGCAGGCAGACCTGGGAAGTGTGGTACAGCTGGTGTCACCACCCTGGCTGTGGGCAcaagaaaaagcacagaaggaaGGACCTTGTCCAGGGAAAAAGTTAAAGTGTCCTTCACAAGGTGACACTGGGCTGGGTGCCTTTGCCACAGGCTATGGAATATGAGGTTGTGGAATATTTGGTTGTGGCTCAGGAGAGCACATTGATGGGGATGCACTGGTACAGTGGTGGTGGATGAAGACCCAGCTgcagtcccactgccagggcaggctgAGAAACAGGAGAAACCTGCCTTGTCTGATGCTTGGCAGCAAACCCTTTGCCACCTGCCAGCGCCagcctccttcctgcagctgtgccagctccgGCGCCGGCCCTGCCGCTGGTGGGGGGCTTGGGGAGGCTGCAGCGTGCCCatgcaaaccccaaaccagccatGCCCCccggcagcagggctggctccccGTGCAGGACGTGCCAAACAtgccttttctccctccttgcCACCCTGGGTTACCCATTAACCCGGAGCAGGGTACGGCATGGCCCGGCAGCCGCGGCACGGCCGTGCCCAACGGAGcttccagctctgtgcctccagacagaaaggattttctcccagctcctcaaTGGATgctctccccactgctcccagagGGATGCACTGCCACCCTATTGATGGGCATAccaccctggcagctgcaggagggcagggatgcaggaaaacCAGTGTCACCTTGGCAGGATGTCAGGACTTATCTCTGTGCCTTGTTGGGGACACCGAGGCAGGGCTCAGGCTCTGTTTGCTGACACAGGCACTCCTTTCAAGCTGTGCTCCCACCCCATTTCCCAGGCTAGCCGGATTCCAAGCCTCATTCTGCTGGTACAGGAACTGCATTACCCAGCTctgaggcagcaggcagggaaggacagggaatATTTCCAGCCAGTatttccaggctggaattccacTGGCATCGATTTTACTGCAAGCAAAGCACCAGTATGTACCATGTACCACCACACCTCTCTGTGAGGATTCCCACTGCTATTTTCCACACTGCATGCTCTGTCCTTCAGCCAGACATTCCAAAACCCTAGGGCAGGTGGGATGTCTTAAAATCCAGCAAAGCACGGTGGATTTATGGTTTTGCCTCCGTCCCGCAGGtgctttggaagaaaatttgGCTTTAAGAGAGTGAAACGGCTTATCCATGCCCTGAGAAATGGGCTGGTACTCTCCACCTTCACGCTTGCACCACAACCTagccagcaggaggaaggatgCTTAAGAAAGTTGGGATGACGCAACGCCTGGcacctctcctcccttttccgAAACGTTCACACACCTCCAGTTCCCCTGCCCATGGATGCCTGAGCACCATGTCATGGCTGGAGGCTTCCTGGTCCTCCCAGGTCAGGGAGATGGACTGTGGGACTCACATTCCACCCCACCACTAgcacctgggctgggtgacaTCAGTGAGGTGCCACTGCCCTCTGTACTAtggcagctccctcccagcacctGAATCATCTCCTACCCTTCCTCctcagctggggagcaggaggaaggctCTCCTCTTGCtcaccctggggctggcactgaaAGGACCAGGAGCCGTGTCGCAACCAGGTGCAAACCACACTGGCATGTCCCGACTGGCTCCCCAAAGAGTGGCCTGTTCCTGCCTGCCCCAAGCACGCAGGGCCCTGCTGGGATCAAGCCCCACGGGACCCAAACCAGTGCTGGGGCTTCTGCCCATTCTCCTCCAAAGAGGAGGTGGGTTGGAAGGAGGCtgaagggctgtgctgagctgggctctgctgtcacctgtGGGTGGTGAAGATGCATCTGAGTTGTCCCCAGGCAAACAGGTCCTGCCAGGGAAGATGAACAAGGGGCCTGATGTAAGGAAGGGAAAGTCAACGCCTACAAGGCACTGGGACTGTCAgtgagcagcagggccagcacggCGCTGCTGGGACACAACGGGGCCAAACAGCCAGGGCACGGCGTGATCCAGAGACTGAGTGACCCGAATCCAACTGGGAGCATCCACTGCCCTGCTGGGTCACActgggagctcagcactggGCCTGCACCAGCTGGAGAGCACTGGCTGTGCCCCCcagtgctgtcctgcagcagggcttggggcattaaaagaacaaaatccagctgtgaTGTGAGCAGATACAGACAGAGGGTTGGTCCAGCACACGGTTCCAAGTTCTTGGGACACAGGCAGAGAAGCTGGAGACCTCCCCCTGGCCCAGACACGGCAATGCTGTCTGCagacagctgctctgctgaaagtCTGGACCCAGAGATATTTTCCACCCATTTGCTCAGTGAATCAAACCCCAGAAGAGTCCTACCATACCTCTGCACTGCTCACTCTTCACTGAGGCTCAGTTTGCTGGTGTCCACATGGGACAAGCTCTTTTGGCAGTGCAAGTACAGGCATGCAGCATGAGGACAGCCAGGAGGTGCAGAGAGCCCAGGCAAGGCCCTTGCTTGTGGGGGCACCatcccagcaccaccatccACCAGCACCACGGTCTGTGGCCtctggctggcagagccccaCGAGCCTGCGTCAGCCCATTAAACTCTGGGTGCAACAGGACTATTAAAAGGAGGTGAATTTAACTCCTAGTCATAATAGCAATATAAAAAGGCACTTCTTGTTACACCAGCCCCAAAGAGGTGCACCAGCTGTCCCGCCTACGTCCAAGTGTGCTCAGGCTGGGATGCAAAGCCAGGGTGAGCCTGACGTGCAGCAATACAGgcaaggggaagaggaggacaCTAAACCTGAGAAGAATGAATGATTTACTGTGACTCACAGCCATATCATGCACCCCAAAGAGGCTGTGATGAAAGTCTCTCATTGCTCAAACTGGAAGGGTAATTAGATGATCCAGTTCCCTTCTAGCGAGACTGTTAAAATCCACTGTCTAGTTTAGGTAATTATTGATACTCACTTTGATCTCCCCTATATGTCCTGCTTGCATAGATAAAATGTTTAGGGATTAATTTGTCCTTAGCCAAAAGgacaaatgcagaaaagcaaCCTGTGGCAGAAGGAGAGAGCCACAGGAAGGGGCATGGAGAGGCCAGTGGAATGAAGGCTGGATCTTATCTTTATCTCTCCTGcattaatacatttttccccctttccaaaGTTTCCTGGAAATTCCTAGGGAAAGCAGGGGAGGGTGCTGGATGCCTGTGGGACCACAGCATTCTGAATCCTTCAGCATGGGGATGATGCAGCCCTGGGACATCCAACGGGTGAGAAGAGGCACTGGCAAAGCTGGGGATCTGGAATCAGACTGGGGCAATGTAACACTTCCTTCAAAGAGCTGTTTGGGCTACACCTGCCCCAAAGCACCCAAAGCATGAACACCACCAAGGCATCGCCTCTCCCCAGAGAGGATTTgtgtggggtggggagcagggcagagcaggtcACACATGCATGCTGGACACGGCCTCACCAGGCAGCTCTGATCCCTCCCCGGTGTGTCACCGCCTGGGATGGTTTCTCTGGCAGCAGGCAGTGTCTGATCTCCTGCGCCCGGCGTTATCACGCCATGTATTTGCATTGGGATGGTGGCAGCTCCCCCCGGCGCGGAACCCGTCCGGCCGGTACCTTCCTTCGCCCCAGCCCGCCGGGCTCGGCACGCCTGCGAGGAGGCGGCGGCTCCGGGTGTCCCAACAGAGGAGGCGCCGCCGCCGGGACCCGTCCGGGGAAAAGGCAGGCATTGCACCGAGCTGAAACAAAGCCCTGTCTGTGGCGCTGGGGCCAGGCTGCGCCCTGGGGAGGACACCCAGCGAGAGCAAACAAGCAGCCAGAGGGACCGGGCGGTCACCGACCCCGCGGGATGTGCGAGGGGGaagggggctgggctggccccgCTGCTCAGCATCCTGCCCACGCCGTGCTGGCCATTGCTGAGGGCTGCGAACTGGGGAAGAGTGCCCAGAGCCACCAGGAGGCTGCGGAACTTCCCCAGGGAACTTTCCCTTCCGTCTGGATAGCACGGGACTGGCACcgtggggacagagctgtgtcGTGGACACCCGTGCCCTACACCAGGCAGtcagggaggagaggcaggctCAGCAAACCCCAGCGCCCAGCACCTTGGTCCCTGGCTGAGCGATGACAGAGCCAGGAAgggtgtcctgtccctgtgccataCAGTCCTGCTAAAACTGACActgagctctgcctcctgcacccCTCCAAAGACCTCAGCACCTCCATGCCACACTGGCACCCCAGATCCAcccaccagccctgcttcccagcaTGGCCAGGGTGGGATGTGGCCGTGGAATGGGGCTCTGTAGGTACTTTGCACTTGGAACCCTATGGGCCTCAGGGTCCCCTGCACCTCAGGCCCCAGAGAACTCCTGGGAGCCAGGAGGCACATGGGACCTTGGCACCCTGCACACCTCAGGTACCACCCATGCAAGATCCCAGGAGCCTTAAACACCCTCTGTCCCCTTCACCCCTCATGCCCTGTAGATCCCAGACCTGACAGAGCCTGATCCTATGGGCCCTGTCCTGCTCAGACCCAACGCACACCATGTCCCATACAGCTCAGACTGAGATCTGGGTGCACTAAACACCTTACATGCTACATGCACCCAGAAACATCCTGCCATGTACACCCCAAAGCCTATCCAGGCTCTGTATATCCTGAACAGGTTGGACACCTGGCCCTGGAGTGCCCTACAGACCCTGTATGACTCAGACCTCGCACAGTTTGGATCCGGGGTGCCCTACACAGCTTAGACTCCACACACTCTGGATTTCAGATGCTCAATAAACCCGGCACCCTATCAAAACTCGATCCAGTACCCAGGAGGCCCTATAATCTCTGCACATCCCAGTCCCAGGACGTGAGGCGCCCTATAGAAACGCTGTATAGCTGGCCCTGGGATCCGGGGTGCTTTGCTCCCTGTACATCCCAGATCAGGACCTGGGACACCCTGTACAGACCCTGCACATCCTGGGGTAGCACCTGGGTCACCCTACAGCCTCTCTATCTGCCAGTTCCGAGACCTGGGGCACCCCATAACCCTTATTCATCCTGCACCTGAGGCACCCCACAGAGACTGCATATACCGCCGGGTTCCCCTGGAGCCCGTGCCCAGCCCGGTCCGGTTCGGTACCTGCTCCAAGTCCCCCACGTAGTACTGCTCCAGCCAGCGGCGGGCGTTCGCCGAGTGCCGGTGCGGCGGCCCGTCCAGCGCCGCGCTCACGTCGGTGCCGGCGCGGCGGcgcagcagctgctccccgCCCGGGTGCAGCCGCACGAAGCCGCTCAGGTCGTAGAGGCGGCGGCGGCAGGAGACCAGGCAGGCGCCCTGCGCGCAGCGCGCCCGCACCTCGGCGGCGCTGAAGgacggcggggggggggggggggggggggggggggggggggggggggggggggggggggggggggggggggggggggggggggggggggggggggggggggggggggggggggggggggggggggggggggggggggggggggggggggggggggggggggggggggggggggggggggggggggggggggggggggggggggggggggggggggggggggggggggggggggggggggggggggggggggggggggggggggggggggggggggggggggggggggggggggggggggggggggggggggggggggggggggggggggggggggggggggggggggggggggggggggggggggggggggggggggggggggggggggggggggggggggggggggggggggggggggggggggggggggggggggggggggggggggggggggggggggggggggggggggggggggggggggggggggggggggggggggggggggggggggggggggggggggggggggggggggggggggggggggggggggggggggggggggggggggggggggggggggggggggggggggggggggggggggggggggggggggggggggggggggggggggggggggggggggggggggggggggggggggggggggggggggggggggggggggggggggggggggggggggggggggggggggggggggggggggggggggggggggggggggggggggggggggggggggggggggggggggggggggggggggggggggggggggggggggggggggggggggggggggggggggggggggggggggggcaggcgCCCTGCGCGCAGCGCGCCCGCACCTCGGCGGCGCTGAAGGACCGCGGCCCCGCCGCGGCCATGGCCCCGCCGCCGGTCCCCGTCCGCTCCCGGTGCCTGTCCGAGTaccgtcccgtcccgtcccgccCCGGCTCTGCCCGCACCTGCTCATCTGCATACATGCATATGGAGCCGCCCCGCCCCGGCCCGCCCCGCCGCCGCGCATTGGGGCACCGGGCACGGGTGGGGCACGGCGGGGCGGGGAGCTCCGCCCCACCGCAGGTACCGGGGAGTGGGGATGGGGCGTCCCCGGGGAGAAGGGGGCTGAGGGCACTCGCAGGGCGAATGGGGAAATGAGGCGTCCCCGGGGGAGGGGAGTGTGCCCCCCCAGGGGCCCATGGATACGGTCAGGGCAGGGGAATAGGGGTCTGGGAAACCTTGGATGGGTTATGGGGGGGCACTGGGTTACCCCCGGGTGGAACTGGAGTATGGGCATCCCCGGGGCGTGAGGCTGTGAAGGCATCCTGGGGTGGTAGCTGGGGGGTATAGGGCACCCCTGGGGGAATCACCCTTCCCAAGTTATCAATCCCCCTCCAAGGTCCTTGCTGGCCAAGGCAGGGGACACCCCAGACCTGGCTCAGagtgccccaggagagcagggtcCTTTCTGGGGTCACCCAGAGACCAACCCACCCCAGTGTCACTTGCTGCCAGGCACCACGTCCCCTTCCTAGCTGTTTGAAGACATATTTCCGTACTTAATTAAATTTGCAATTagccagggaggcaggaggcagcCCCAAATACCTCGAAGAATCACAGCTAAATAATCAACAAAGAATGCCAAGAAAGGAGTTTCCCATGCATTTTTCAGAGGGAAGATTTCCCTCTGAAATGAAGGGGGCTGCTTTGGGGTGACACCCTCGACCACAGGGGCTGGCCACGTGCCAGAAAATCTAGTGTTGCTGGCCACACCGGGCTGCAACCAGTGATTAAGGTGGGGTTTGCCATCCCAGGAATGGGGAGCCCTTCCAGCCCCACCTGTAAGGGTGGGTCAGCACACCACCTCAGCCCCCCGgctttggggtgctgtggggcgCTGGCCAGGCGTTCACTGAGGCCTTTAATCAAGGTGGATGCAAAACCTGCTGTGGCGGTCGGCATCGGCTCCAccttcccaccagctcctggcagggctctgccacctgCTCGGGGGAAAAGTCCTTTTTTGGGTGAGCAGATTGATTCTGCACCCTGATAGGAGCAGAAGGGTTAAGGGAatgctcctggctggggctgcagcagggcaccTGGGGTGCACTGGGAGTCCCTTGGGGTGGAGGACAAAAACATTTGCTGGGGGTTGGGAGGGCCAGAGGAGTCCTGAGAGGTTGCTGGGAGACCCCAAACAAGGTGCTGGAGTAGGATACTCTCCCAAGGGAGTTCCTCAATGGCCAAGGTGGTCCGGGTTGCTGTGGATGAGCTCAATCTGCCACAGCCCCCTGGGGAATTAGGGTGGCTTCTGGATGGACATTGAAGATCTTTTAATGAGCATGAGGGCAAAGTGCAGGGCAGAAGCAGATCTGAATGAGCTGGGGCTCTCAGCCAGAGGCCACTGCACCTAATCCCAAACCAGGGACCCCAGACCCCAAGCACACTCAGGTGCAATGGCCACTATCCCTTTGTGGGGtgctggaggagatggaggagacACCTGGCTGTGACCCCACCACGCAGTCCccaccagctgctctggcctgtgcagcccagccctACCTTGGGTTTTGGGGCCACAAGCTGCCAAGGGCAACTTCTGTAATCACAGCTCATGGGCAGAGGTGGCTCTTTGCCAGCCCACAAAGCTGCCAGGTGACCTGTAggtccctgctgccatcctctCCCAAGCACATGAAGATCTGTGGTCAAAtgtgccacagcagggctcagggacacGAGACAGGCTCTTGTGAGCTGACATTTCATCTGCTCATGTTgcctgctgggtgctgtggtgGGGCTCTGTCCCCCTGTGCAAGGCACAAGGGTATCCCCACAGTGGGTGAGCcgatccccagctctgctgtgagaagGGGGACTgtcacctgcagagcaggaatgcaCTGAGCACAGATGGCACTGGGAGAGGATGGTACTGGGACCAAACTGTACAGCAGATACCAGTGTGACAGCACCAAATTGGCAGCAGAGAGCTATGCCAATGCCCTGTCCcggctgctgtccccatccctgtccttgcacagtgccagccccaggacaAACAGGATCAGGAAATGTAGCTGTTTTGCTGATGAGCCTGGCTGAAATGAGAGCAGCCAAGTGGCTTTGGCTCATCAGTTCCTGAACTGGTTTCCCCAccagacagacggacagacgctggggctggcacacaggagacagcaggaatgtgctgctgggcttggagcagaattaggccctgcagtgctggaggggCTGATACTGGGATAATGGAGCTGTGGCCGCCAAGGAGGAGGAGGCCAATACAGACTCTGCTTGGTATTGCATTCATGGGGAAAGGTTTTCCCTCGCTGCTAAACACTCCTTGTTTCTCTGCCAAACTCGATCATCGGGGATTAAACTTCCTTCTCTGCACATGGAAAGCCTCAGTGGGGATAGGGAAGACACACCACACTTGTTACACCCTCAGTAGGAAAACAAATAGGATTTAAAATGCTGACAGTGGCCTTCAGGGCACAGCGTGGGTTGTCGTGGGAGCTCTCTCCCTCTTCCAGCCCCGTCCTTGGGAAAGCTAATGGATACACAGGTAACAGCCCTTGGGATGCACTTGGCAGGGAGCTGAAGCAAGTTTTGgcaagcagctgctcagggtcGGACCTAAGGTCTTCCtccctcagcatcctcctctGCACCAGCCTGGGAAGGGTGCCAAAGCAGGTGTGGGGTGCGTGGGCATCTCTGCAGAGCgctgctggctgagctctcTGGATGGAGGTGGCCTGGGACGGAGCTCCTCTCCTTGGCAGTGTCCAGTCACTCCTGGAGCCCTGGCAAACCCGAGGCACTGGTGATGCCCTGAGGGAAGCGGTTTGACACCCCTCCCACGCGGTGTGCAGAGCGCGCTCCTGCCTGGTGCAGAGCGGCCAGTTTAATCCGATGTCCCttggctcctgctccagcagaaacCATGGATGGtgcatcccctgccctgcagcacgACTGGCCACGCTCCTGAGCACCGTGCATCAGCTGAAGGCTCTATCCAATTCACCTGGTCTGACcagggcagcattcccagagaGGGTCTGGTGCATCTCTGGCCCAGACTCGCTGCCCAAGCAGtccctgcctcctctcccttctctaAAGCCTGCAATTCAGAGCGAGATTTGGCCACACTGGGCAACTTTTTGC comes from the Ficedula albicollis isolate OC2 chromosome 11, FicAlb1.5, whole genome shotgun sequence genome and includes:
- the FA2H gene encoding fatty acid 2-hydroxylase; this encodes MAAAGPRSFSAAEVRARCAQGACLVSCRRRLYDLSGFVRLHPGGEQLLRRRAGTDVSAALDGPPHRHSANARRWLEQYYVGDLEQSLSETVEEKEVATAAQTPEQTDLCYRTVDVEKDLVDWQKPLLWQVGYLGEKYDEWVHQPVDRPIRLFHSDFLEFLSKTAWYVVFMVWTPVVLYLSWVSYTSLAQGNTRLFSSFTTEYSIPVHKYYFPFIFLIGMILWSLLEYLIHRFVFHMKPPASNYYLITLHFLLHGQHHKSPFDSSRLVFPPVPASLVIGFFYGVLRLLLPEVLGLSVFVGGLCGYVIYDMMHYYLHYGSPRKGTYLYGLKAYHVKHHFEHQKSGFGISTRFWDYPFRTLIPEESFKKED